The following are encoded together in the Candidatus Sysuiplasma acidicola genome:
- a CDS encoding ATP-dependent helicase produces the protein MAKPYAHIDKQYSMGEVLSLMNPLIQEWFRSKFSELTEPQSYAVPLIHARKNVIVSSPTGSGKTMTAFLAIINELLNIQNEGKLEDRIYAVYVSPLRALANDINKNLSTPLEEITALAAQRGAEQPKIRVAVRSGDTSSYERQKMVRKPPHIFITTPESLALTMSSPVFRTKFKDIQWVILDELHEICDSKRGEFLSLTLERLADYCGDRFMRIGLSATMAPIEEMAAYLGGYDAGGKPRPVGIVEIKAQKSLDLGVICPVRDLNAVQADIANAKMYDELVELIDKHTTTLVFTNTRSATESVAYKLKERGLQGVEAHHGSLSKVTRKDVEDQLKSGKLKCVISSTSLELGIDIGSIDLVCQVGSPKSVAKGLQRIGRSGHSVGRMSIGRLLVFDRDDLVECAVLTRSAMLNRIDRVDIPKNSLDVLSQSIVGMSLERRWTVDEAYDVVRRSYCYHTLTKGDFLSVLRYLGSKGDFENVYSKIWYDENEHIFGKKRSARLIYFLNLGTISEESSYDVVSERGVPIGQLSDKFVERLSSKDIFVLGGRSYEFIRARGTTVLVRDAKGRKPTVPSWTGEMLPRSFDLSEDVGKFRAEMAGMMRKSEQELIDHLTKNYNVDRWSARSIINYFREQEGMIPELPTDRKLLIEGIIHTESGNRAIVFHFSFGRRTNDALSRAFAHAISQKFKCNTSVSISDDNFLISVPKEIPLKGIHSLVRSDKLRETLMRSLKDSELFKQRFRHVAARSFMILKNYRGKELSVSRQQMRSSTLLDQLGEIEDFPVIRETYNEVMSDVMDIEHATEVLKDIESGRRTVSYFGYTDTPSSFSHSILLSGIADVILMEDKSAMLRELHRKVLSHVMGKDARAYEFESEIVEKYFIAKRRKIDSIDQVRELLGTVGPLIMLKERGASMHLFTSRPHEEVRDWALRLLEQGELATVWIDDIYFIPADEEGAFAAICRKRDLADDEKNALSLLSSDELSTSEIASRLDMETEIVSEIMHRLESLFLAKRVRMRKDGWAWSRNFVQPAEKEQSLERLLTRQLEYFGPQTAEEISYRFRCNEIVTKAEELVAEGIVSKGYFVAEEVEQYMLTRDYLALKNSGVRVYDFATVQRYLYRKSVEPLHSISDYFRKFASAGMMLEVFNRVPGFSRKEWDAMRRDETILMGRFLRGRVRYVLKEDAPMFVAAYRDQSLSEEEMHLLELVKNSGRSTSSAVVALSGINRDRAREAVDRLDRTLWLHRVYQDGEEWSSRNIYAYLDCSTGVDRAREKIVERIIRGQGPIREMEIRSQTGFWDINLDAIAESIGAVRIVVGDASNQMYVMSDEIPLMEKNQELLEKTHVMSVFDPYVQPLWAELASKYGEGWFYPIVQRGSIAGVAEIWVMASCLEVRQLNLSENADISSVLSALRAVRSLYAQYGLDILRIREINAVSVDDLDAAVLRQCEGASFSRINGMLVIGNVIRQSFDRKKLSSFALQRQHIEQQFSDVREAINFMIGLRNNYEAMLRIKRVLSLDFEQKERRLLLGQIVPEHAAYTDAKWMSVCRAARIKRTGKVENHVYEIVETYQPVGVKQILQYSNMSKASTRSALRTLFRKSMVAIDGNKQYVAVRTEAIDRDAALRTIVIQLFRQFGVFTAEQLARMLKSSLGMRQLRELLSEMENEGTLAKGYLEKGSDTLYWILADDVTSLKKAEFRRRFIATQDDRIVAYFAEEVRSKLGIGSSNLIFDGPEVVGAFKGRIKENEVRVDRFEGEESIREMLQELASEMGILVRKKAVTHDEEWDVVGFYERTHPGR, from the coding sequence ATGGCAAAACCATACGCGCACATAGATAAGCAATACTCCATGGGGGAGGTTCTCTCTCTCATGAACCCTCTCATACAGGAGTGGTTCCGTTCGAAATTTTCCGAGTTGACCGAACCTCAGTCTTATGCCGTTCCGCTCATACATGCAAGAAAGAATGTGATTGTTTCGTCCCCCACCGGCTCCGGAAAGACAATGACCGCCTTTCTGGCCATCATAAACGAACTTCTGAATATTCAGAATGAGGGAAAACTCGAGGACAGAATATATGCAGTCTACGTTTCCCCCCTCAGGGCACTTGCAAACGACATAAACAAGAATCTGAGCACGCCGCTCGAGGAAATCACCGCGCTTGCGGCTCAAAGAGGCGCGGAGCAGCCGAAGATCCGGGTTGCGGTCAGATCCGGCGATACCTCATCATATGAACGGCAGAAGATGGTGAGGAAACCGCCGCACATATTCATAACGACGCCCGAATCGCTCGCTCTCACAATGTCCTCCCCTGTGTTCAGGACGAAGTTCAAGGATATACAGTGGGTGATACTCGATGAGCTCCATGAAATATGCGATTCGAAGCGTGGCGAATTTCTAAGCCTGACGCTGGAGCGACTCGCGGATTACTGCGGTGACCGTTTCATGCGCATCGGGCTGTCCGCAACAATGGCACCGATCGAGGAAATGGCTGCCTATCTGGGAGGATATGATGCGGGCGGGAAACCGAGGCCGGTAGGCATTGTCGAAATCAAGGCCCAGAAATCGCTTGATCTGGGTGTCATCTGCCCTGTGAGGGATTTGAACGCGGTACAGGCAGATATTGCAAACGCGAAGATGTACGACGAACTGGTTGAACTCATAGACAAACACACTACAACGCTGGTATTCACAAACACGAGGAGCGCCACAGAGTCTGTTGCCTATAAGCTGAAGGAGAGAGGACTGCAGGGCGTCGAGGCTCATCACGGAAGTCTGAGCAAGGTCACAAGAAAGGATGTCGAGGATCAGCTGAAATCGGGAAAGCTGAAATGTGTGATAAGCTCCACTTCGCTTGAACTCGGTATAGATATCGGCTCCATAGACCTCGTCTGCCAGGTGGGTTCTCCGAAATCAGTGGCCAAGGGGCTGCAGAGGATAGGCAGGAGCGGCCATTCCGTGGGCAGGATGTCCATCGGAAGGCTCCTTGTCTTCGACAGGGATGATCTAGTTGAGTGCGCTGTTCTCACGCGATCAGCGATGCTCAACAGGATAGACAGGGTAGACATACCAAAGAACAGTCTGGATGTTCTGTCGCAGTCGATCGTGGGCATGTCCCTGGAGCGAAGATGGACAGTCGATGAAGCGTACGATGTTGTCCGGCGCTCATATTGCTATCATACACTGACAAAGGGCGATTTTCTTTCCGTACTGAGGTATCTGGGCAGCAAGGGAGATTTCGAAAATGTCTATTCAAAAATATGGTATGACGAAAATGAGCATATCTTCGGCAAGAAACGCAGCGCCAGGCTGATATATTTCCTGAATCTCGGCACGATTTCAGAGGAATCATCGTATGATGTTGTGAGCGAAAGAGGCGTCCCAATCGGCCAGCTTTCGGACAAGTTCGTGGAGCGGCTGTCTTCAAAAGACATTTTTGTTCTCGGAGGCAGGAGCTATGAGTTCATCCGTGCACGCGGCACAACCGTGCTGGTCAGGGATGCGAAGGGAAGGAAACCCACTGTGCCTTCCTGGACAGGCGAAATGCTGCCGAGGAGCTTCGACCTTTCCGAAGATGTCGGAAAGTTCAGGGCCGAGATGGCAGGAATGATGCGAAAATCAGAGCAGGAACTCATAGACCACCTGACGAAGAATTACAACGTCGACAGATGGTCGGCGAGGAGCATAATCAATTATTTCCGCGAGCAGGAGGGGATGATACCTGAGCTTCCAACAGATCGGAAATTGCTGATCGAGGGCATAATACACACGGAGAGCGGTAACAGGGCCATCGTCTTTCACTTTTCCTTCGGGCGCAGAACAAATGATGCGCTCTCGAGGGCGTTTGCTCACGCCATTTCGCAGAAATTCAAATGCAACACCAGCGTGTCCATATCCGATGACAATTTTCTGATAAGCGTTCCGAAGGAGATACCGCTCAAGGGCATCCATTCGCTTGTTCGCTCAGACAAATTGAGAGAAACGCTCATGCGGAGCCTCAAGGATTCGGAACTTTTCAAACAGCGCTTCAGGCACGTCGCTGCCCGCAGTTTTATGATACTGAAGAATTACAGGGGAAAGGAACTCTCCGTCTCGAGGCAGCAGATGCGTTCAAGCACGCTCCTTGACCAGCTTGGAGAGATCGAGGATTTTCCGGTTATTCGCGAAACCTACAATGAAGTCATGAGTGACGTGATGGATATTGAACATGCGACTGAGGTGCTGAAAGACATCGAGTCGGGCAGGAGGACGGTGTCTTACTTCGGGTACACAGACACTCCCTCTTCATTCTCACACAGCATACTGCTCTCAGGCATAGCCGATGTCATTCTCATGGAGGACAAGAGCGCGATGCTGCGCGAGCTCCACAGAAAGGTGCTCTCCCACGTGATGGGCAAGGACGCCAGGGCATATGAGTTCGAAAGTGAAATTGTGGAAAAATACTTCATTGCCAAGCGGCGGAAAATCGACAGTATCGATCAGGTCAGGGAACTCCTCGGGACTGTCGGCCCGCTCATTATGCTGAAGGAACGGGGCGCGAGTATGCATCTGTTCACTTCGAGACCGCATGAGGAGGTGCGGGACTGGGCGCTTCGTCTCCTGGAGCAAGGGGAACTGGCGACTGTCTGGATCGACGACATATACTTTATTCCGGCGGACGAGGAAGGTGCATTCGCAGCCATATGCAGGAAGAGGGATCTCGCCGACGACGAGAAGAATGCGCTCTCGCTTCTTTCGTCCGATGAACTGAGCACATCTGAGATCGCATCCAGACTCGACATGGAAACTGAAATAGTCAGCGAAATAATGCATCGCCTGGAGAGTCTCTTCCTGGCGAAGAGGGTAAGGATGCGGAAGGACGGCTGGGCATGGTCACGCAATTTTGTGCAGCCTGCAGAAAAGGAGCAGAGTCTCGAAAGACTCCTTACCAGGCAGCTAGAGTATTTCGGTCCTCAGACTGCGGAGGAAATCTCATACCGTTTCCGGTGCAATGAAATTGTGACAAAGGCCGAGGAGCTCGTCGCGGAAGGCATAGTCTCCAAAGGATATTTCGTGGCGGAGGAAGTGGAGCAGTATATGCTCACCAGGGACTACCTGGCGCTGAAGAACTCCGGAGTCAGGGTATATGATTTCGCCACAGTGCAGCGATATCTTTACAGAAAGAGTGTAGAACCGCTACACTCGATCAGTGATTATTTCAGAAAGTTCGCTTCGGCCGGAATGATGCTGGAGGTATTCAACCGCGTCCCCGGTTTCAGCAGAAAGGAATGGGACGCCATGAGGCGCGATGAAACAATCCTCATGGGTCGTTTCCTTCGCGGGAGGGTGAGATACGTGCTGAAAGAGGACGCTCCCATGTTCGTGGCAGCTTATCGCGATCAGTCTCTTTCAGAGGAGGAGATGCATCTGCTCGAACTGGTAAAGAACAGCGGTCGTTCCACTTCGTCTGCCGTTGTTGCCCTGTCGGGCATAAACAGGGACAGGGCGAGGGAGGCCGTCGACAGACTCGACAGGACACTGTGGCTGCACCGTGTTTATCAGGACGGTGAAGAGTGGAGTTCGAGAAACATCTACGCCTATCTCGACTGCAGCACCGGCGTTGATCGGGCACGGGAGAAAATCGTCGAGAGGATAATACGCGGCCAGGGACCGATTCGAGAGATGGAAATCAGGTCGCAGACCGGGTTCTGGGACATCAATCTGGACGCCATTGCTGAGAGCATAGGCGCCGTCCGCATTGTCGTCGGCGACGCGTCCAACCAGATGTATGTCATGTCGGATGAGATTCCGCTAATGGAAAAGAATCAGGAACTCCTTGAAAAGACGCACGTGATGTCCGTATTCGACCCTTATGTTCAGCCGTTATGGGCAGAACTGGCCTCCAAGTACGGCGAGGGATGGTTTTATCCGATCGTTCAGCGTGGAAGCATTGCCGGCGTGGCGGAAATCTGGGTGATGGCCAGCTGCCTCGAGGTCAGGCAGCTCAATCTGAGCGAAAACGCAGACATCTCATCGGTGTTATCTGCGCTGAGAGCAGTGCGCAGCCTGTATGCACAGTACGGTCTGGATATACTGAGAATAAGAGAAATCAACGCTGTCTCCGTCGATGACCTGGATGCCGCGGTGCTCCGGCAGTGCGAAGGTGCATCCTTCAGCAGGATCAACGGCATGCTGGTCATAGGAAATGTCATCAGGCAGTCATTCGACAGGAAGAAACTGTCTTCTTTCGCGCTTCAGAGGCAGCACATAGAGCAGCAGTTTTCGGATGTCAGGGAAGCGATAAATTTCATGATCGGACTGAGAAACAATTATGAAGCAATGCTCCGCATCAAACGCGTTCTGTCGCTCGATTTCGAACAGAAGGAGAGACGCCTGCTGCTCGGACAAATTGTGCCAGAACACGCTGCCTACACGGATGCAAAGTGGATGTCCGTATGCAGGGCGGCCAGAATCAAGAGAACGGGAAAAGTGGAGAATCACGTGTACGAGATTGTGGAGACGTATCAGCCCGTGGGCGTGAAACAGATACTGCAGTATTCAAACATGTCAAAGGCCTCGACGCGCTCGGCGCTCAGAACACTATTCCGCAAATCAATGGTGGCCATAGACGGCAACAAACAGTATGTTGCCGTCAGGACTGAAGCAATAGATCGCGATGCAGCCTTGAGAACTATAGTCATTCAGCTTTTCAGACAGTTCGGCGTCTTCACTGCCGAGCAGCTCGCCAGGATGCTCAAATCTTCGCTGGGCATGAGACAGCTGCGTGAATTGCTGTCCGAGATGGAGAACGAAGGCACGCTGGCAAAAGGATATCTGGAGAAGGGAAGCGACACGCTGTACTGGATACTAGCAGACGATGTCACATCACTGAAGAAGGCGGAATTCAGACGCAGATTCATAGCGACGCAGGACGACCGGATCGTCGCATACTTTGCTGAAGAGGTCAGGTCAAAACTCGGTATCGGGTCATCAAACCTCATTTTTGACGGGCCGGAGGTTGTCGGCGCATTCAAGGGAAGAATAAAGGAGAATGAAGTCAGAGTCGACAGATTCGAGGGAGAAGAAAGCATCAGGGAGATGCTTCAGGAACTCGCATCGGAGATGGGTATCCTCGTCAGGAAAAAGGCGGTTACGCACGACGAAGAGTGGGATGTGGTCGGTTTCTACGAACGGACTCATCCGGGAAGATGA
- the moaA gene encoding GTP 3',8-cyclase MoaA: MYQLSDALGRRISYLRVSVADSCNLRCVYCMPASGVRFTRHGDMMSPQEIGMIVSAATSIGTTAVRLTGGEPLTRSDIVEIAAEVSSVPGVEDVPISTNGIFLKGMAGQLHAAGVTRANVSVDSLNPERFSSITRGGDIHRVLQGMSEAADAGIRPVKMNTVLMKGVNDDELVELTRFALDNSYPLRFIEMMPLTSNVSFQPELFFPAMRAKAQLEKNFRLTPSSSKNGHGPAVYYDVDGYDTPVGFITPLSGNFCDRCNRVRITSTGRLRMCLFGDSTVDLVSVLREGGSIEDVANLIRKSIVFKPERHYLDIGKTSSRTLEAMSQIGG; this comes from the coding sequence GTGTACCAGCTCTCTGATGCACTTGGACGGAGAATAAGCTACCTCCGTGTATCCGTAGCCGACAGTTGCAATCTCAGATGCGTATACTGCATGCCAGCTTCAGGCGTCAGATTTACGAGGCACGGCGACATGATGTCGCCGCAGGAGATAGGCATGATAGTGAGCGCTGCGACATCCATCGGAACGACCGCTGTCAGGCTCACGGGAGGCGAACCGCTTACAAGATCGGACATTGTCGAGATCGCGGCAGAAGTCTCTTCGGTGCCTGGTGTGGAAGATGTGCCAATATCGACGAACGGCATATTTCTCAAGGGTATGGCGGGACAGCTGCATGCGGCAGGCGTCACAAGAGCCAATGTGAGCGTGGACTCACTGAACCCCGAACGTTTCAGCAGTATCACGCGCGGCGGCGACATACACAGGGTCCTGCAGGGCATGAGCGAGGCTGCGGATGCAGGCATTCGCCCTGTCAAGATGAACACCGTGCTGATGAAAGGCGTCAACGACGACGAACTTGTTGAGCTGACACGCTTTGCGCTGGATAATTCATACCCACTCCGATTCATCGAAATGATGCCTCTCACGAGCAACGTCTCGTTCCAGCCGGAACTGTTCTTCCCGGCAATGAGGGCTAAGGCCCAGCTTGAAAAGAATTTCAGGCTCACCCCTTCCTCATCGAAAAACGGCCATGGTCCGGCCGTATACTATGATGTTGACGGCTACGACACGCCGGTCGGTTTCATCACGCCTCTCAGCGGAAACTTCTGTGACAGGTGCAACAGGGTGCGCATAACATCCACAGGAAGGCTGAGAATGTGCCTCTTCGGCGATTCGACGGTAGACCTGGTTTCGGTGTTGCGGGAGGGCGGAAGCATTGAAGACGTGGCGAATCTCATACGCAAGAGTATTGTGTTTAAGCCCGAGCGGCATTACCTGGACATCGGAAAGACTAGCAGCAGGACGCTCGAGGCAATGTCCCAGATAGGCGGATGA
- a CDS encoding zinc-ribbon domain-containing protein: protein MTNGEDVCPVCEARISSDASTCDTCGADLALLKDSSKAVYVCPECGNELLERDVKCPKCGVEFVSETSPPSNVREEVVFQCPVCGAEVAGDANKCQSCGVEFLSEEDASAAEEIPKTVNSVPAVEPMNAPDITDLDADAPLTTHEAVIEKVEENFQSQSAGSPAAPAIEQVGQRFETPAADARSDTAETTEQQESRVYRQSEALAQTRSDGKDKKGLFSFKFGSKSKDRVPEQPAIPPRPSQIEAAKASPAVAYTHDTLRSTNATAPPTVTPKSAPAEDSDMRQVIQEIRPLLKFAGSVSADITESKQYLDMALENLQGGRHAEAGKYARLAKASIIDAIQGYFSEKIEIMRRQLEIEGIGGERKKFMESRITEISSMARNGRYDDAQKLTSGFQSEMSAKASQYGEAQELCDELEQLLNCADDIGIDYSSSRMIYNEARKHLATGDWSSALLLAKQSRDSLMRSIPTKLSDEMNRAKNEIIDAKINGLQVTDLIAILKQASSTYNEGKYDESLRYISHLRRQFAKLRAS from the coding sequence ATGACCAACGGCGAGGATGTCTGTCCTGTATGTGAGGCCAGAATAAGTTCTGATGCGAGCACGTGCGATACATGCGGAGCAGATCTAGCACTGCTGAAGGACAGTTCCAAGGCTGTTTATGTGTGTCCTGAATGCGGCAACGAACTTCTGGAACGAGATGTGAAATGTCCCAAGTGCGGTGTCGAATTTGTATCCGAGACGTCGCCACCTTCGAATGTCAGGGAGGAAGTTGTTTTTCAGTGCCCTGTGTGCGGAGCAGAAGTGGCAGGCGACGCCAATAAGTGCCAGAGTTGCGGCGTGGAATTTCTCAGCGAGGAAGATGCTTCCGCAGCTGAGGAGATACCCAAGACCGTCAATTCCGTGCCAGCGGTCGAGCCCATGAATGCGCCAGATATCACGGACCTGGATGCGGATGCGCCATTGACGACGCATGAGGCAGTGATTGAAAAGGTAGAGGAGAATTTCCAGAGCCAGTCTGCCGGGAGCCCAGCGGCACCGGCGATTGAGCAGGTTGGACAAAGATTCGAAACGCCGGCCGCTGACGCGCGATCTGATACTGCTGAGACAACGGAGCAGCAGGAGTCGCGTGTTTACCGTCAGTCGGAGGCTCTGGCTCAGACACGCAGCGACGGGAAGGACAAGAAGGGCCTCTTCAGCTTCAAATTCGGAAGCAAAAGTAAAGACAGGGTGCCTGAACAACCGGCGATCCCGCCCAGACCGTCACAGATTGAGGCGGCGAAAGCGTCGCCGGCGGTTGCCTATACACATGATACGCTACGCAGCACTAACGCGACTGCGCCACCTACGGTCACTCCCAAGTCTGCCCCGGCGGAAGACTCCGACATGCGCCAGGTAATACAGGAAATACGCCCTCTTCTGAAATTTGCCGGTAGCGTGAGCGCGGACATTACAGAGAGCAAGCAGTATCTGGACATGGCTCTTGAGAACCTCCAGGGAGGAAGACACGCAGAGGCGGGCAAGTACGCCAGACTTGCAAAAGCATCGATCATTGATGCCATACAGGGATATTTCAGCGAAAAGATCGAAATAATGCGCAGACAGCTTGAAATCGAAGGGATTGGCGGAGAGAGAAAGAAATTTATGGAATCCCGAATCACCGAGATATCATCAATGGCCAGGAACGGCCGGTATGACGATGCACAGAAATTGACATCCGGATTCCAGTCCGAAATGTCGGCGAAAGCATCACAGTACGGCGAAGCCCAGGAACTCTGCGACGAACTGGAGCAACTGCTCAACTGCGCGGACGACATAGGCATAGATTACAGCAGTTCACGAATGATTTACAATGAAGCCCGGAAACATCTGGCCACCGGCGACTGGAGCTCCGCATTGTTGCTGGCAAAACAGTCGAGGGACTCGCTGATGCGTTCCATTCCGACCAAACTTTCGGATGAAATGAACAGGGCCAAGAACGAGATCATCGACGCAAAGATAAACGGACTCCAGGTCACTGATCTCATAGCGATACTCAAACAGGCAAGCTCCACCTACAATGAGGGCAAATACGACGAGTCACTCCGGTATATCAGTCATCTCCGAAGGCAGTTCGCGAAACTGCGCGCCTCGTGA
- a CDS encoding thioesterase family protein — protein sequence MKTPDSEHGWIVTHISVIYPWQIDHMDHVNVQFYVALFDQATWSFFSEYGITRDYLIGNKRGMAALVQHTEYKHELFAGSVIEIMSRLNSVSAKTVTFTHNMYLRPDHILVATTELTGVHMDRQKRKSIQFPDDILLRLKKSL from the coding sequence GTGAAGACACCGGATTCTGAACATGGATGGATTGTAACGCACATAAGCGTGATTTATCCGTGGCAGATTGACCATATGGACCACGTGAACGTCCAGTTCTACGTCGCTCTTTTCGACCAGGCCACATGGTCATTTTTCTCTGAATACGGCATAACAAGAGATTACCTCATCGGCAACAAACGTGGAATGGCTGCACTGGTCCAGCATACAGAATACAAACACGAACTTTTCGCCGGGAGCGTGATTGAGATCATGAGCAGGTTGAACTCGGTAAGCGCCAAGACAGTTACTTTCACCCACAATATGTATCTGAGGCCGGATCATATTCTCGTCGCAACAACCGAGTTGACTGGCGTTCATATGGACAGGCAGAAAAGGAAATCAATCCAGTTTCCGGATGACATTCTTCTGAGATTAAAAAAGTCTCTCTGA
- a CDS encoding helix-turn-helix domain-containing protein codes for MQSQPAIRMESVEATIELERDDCVVSNLIFERLKDANVSRLVIGHEKSLHRIKSDNLLEVITDLRHVSESVKKVGRDVLWVEGKSCSACRFLSTSNVPILSSRTIDNRHLAFRILVQSKKSLELLIAQMAKAGLNPRVIDMKAERPQSLTDREKEVLLFVFNHGYFESSRESSLTELAEKLGVSTSSLSDVMRRALRKTVEDYLRRNL; via the coding sequence ATGCAGTCACAGCCGGCGATAAGGATGGAATCTGTAGAGGCGACGATCGAGCTGGAACGCGATGACTGTGTCGTCTCCAATCTGATCTTCGAGCGATTGAAAGACGCAAATGTCAGCAGACTGGTCATCGGGCACGAAAAGTCGCTTCACAGGATAAAATCAGACAATCTCCTCGAAGTTATAACGGATCTCCGTCACGTTTCGGAAAGTGTAAAGAAGGTGGGCAGAGACGTCCTCTGGGTCGAGGGAAAGAGCTGTTCTGCATGCCGCTTCCTGTCAACGTCAAACGTGCCCATACTCAGCAGCAGGACAATCGACAACAGACATCTTGCCTTCAGAATACTGGTGCAGTCAAAAAAATCCCTCGAGCTCCTGATAGCTCAAATGGCCAAAGCAGGATTGAATCCGAGAGTCATCGACATGAAAGCCGAACGGCCCCAGTCCCTGACAGACAGGGAAAAGGAAGTGCTCCTCTTTGTGTTCAACCACGGTTATTTCGAGAGCAGCAGGGAGTCAAGCCTCACCGAGCTTGCCGAGAAGCTTGGCGTGTCAACGTCCAGTCTCTCCGACGTGATGCGGAGGGCTCTCAGGAAGACCGTGGAAGATTATCTGAGGAGAAATCTATAG